The Hevea brasiliensis isolate MT/VB/25A 57/8 chromosome 1, ASM3005281v1, whole genome shotgun sequence genome has a window encoding:
- the LOC131181545 gene encoding uncharacterized protein LOC131181545 has protein sequence MVDSRAQSIKDAFLALKEQSSQPQEGCSDPPIVDEVALYYQVVGGEKKNRVYGIGSQASIFYPSSSHGSSSTASYCAQSEAMQEEIQQLHQTIATLKDSLVAMEERDRQRELMLEERYRQREQTLEERMQQMMQNMMSQMMQGTQFTAPTPHATHQDDGREADSGDE, from the exons ATGGTTGATTCACGAGCGCAATCAATTAAG GATGCATTTTTGGCGCTTAAGGAGCAGTCGTCTCAACCACAAGAGGGGTGCAGTGACCCTCCTATTGTAGATGAGGTCGCACTATATTATCAAGTTGTGGGGGGGGAGAAGAAGAACAGGGTTTATGGCATTGGATCTCAAGCATCAATTTTTTACCCTAGCTCATCACATGGATCATCTTCTACTGCATCCTATTGTGCTCAGTCAGAGGCAATGCAGGAAGAGATTCAACAATTGCATCAGACTATTGCAACGCTCAAGGATAGTTTGGttgcaatggaggagagagatCGACAACGCGAGTTGATGCTAGAGGAGAGATATAGACAACGTGAGCAGACATTGGAGGAGCGCATGCAACAAATGATGCAAAACATGATGTCACAAATGATGCAGGGTACGCAGTTTACAGCCCCAACTCCACATGCGACTCATCAAGATGATGGTAGAGAGGCTGATAGTGGTGATGAGTGA